In Urechidicola croceus, a single window of DNA contains:
- a CDS encoding imelysin family protein produces the protein MIKKLITLLTISLIILACSSSSDEDSGGEMPDNNFDRTALLSNIADNIIIPAFQDLQTEISILDVARGNFINDMSQSNLDALSTAWLNAYKTWQHVEMFNLGEAENLGGGAFGFVSFFNIYPVTVADIENGAATGNYDLNTPNYHDAQGFPALDFLIHGVVTGDTNPIDKFTTNTNADGYVTYITNVIAQIQTLNNRILNNWENTYRDTFVGDTSNGLNSSLNKLVNDFIFYYEKGFRANKFGIPAGNFSNETLPEKVEAFYKQDISKELAIEGLQAIENLFNGRAYGSNATGESFKTYLEFLERDDIVTSINDQLAIVRTEINNLDDNFYQQIMSDNIQMTTTYDVIQTVVPLLKIDMAQAFNVTIDFVDADGD, from the coding sequence ATGATTAAAAAATTAATTACATTACTAACTATTAGTTTAATTATTTTGGCCTGTAGTTCTTCGTCAGATGAAGATAGTGGAGGTGAAATGCCTGATAATAATTTTGATAGAACAGCACTTTTATCAAACATTGCAGATAACATAATTATTCCTGCTTTTCAAGATTTACAAACTGAAATTTCTATATTAGATGTAGCTCGTGGTAATTTTATTAACGATATGTCGCAAAGTAATTTAGATGCTTTAAGTACAGCTTGGTTAAATGCTTATAAAACTTGGCAACATGTAGAAATGTTTAATCTTGGTGAAGCCGAAAATCTTGGTGGAGGCGCTTTTGGTTTTGTAAGTTTCTTTAATATTTATCCAGTAACAGTTGCTGATATAGAAAACGGTGCAGCAACTGGTAATTACGATTTAAATACACCCAATTATCACGATGCACAAGGGTTTCCAGCATTAGACTTTTTAATTCATGGTGTTGTAACTGGTGATACTAATCCTATTGATAAATTTACAACGAACACAAATGCAGATGGTTACGTAACATACATTACCAATGTAATAGCTCAAATTCAAACGCTTAATAATCGAATTTTAAATAATTGGGAAAATACTTATAGAGATACTTTTGTAGGCGATACTTCTAACGGATTAAATAGTTCGTTAAACAAATTGGTTAACGATTTTATCTTTTATTACGAAAAAGGATTTAGAGCTAATAAATTTGGTATTCCTGCAGGAAACTTTTCAAATGAAACATTGCCAGAAAAAGTTGAAGCATTTTATAAGCAAGATATATCAAAAGAACTCGCTATAGAAGGTTTACAAGCAATAGAAAACTTATTTAATGGTAGAGCATACGGTAGTAATGCAACCGGAGAAAGTTTTAAAACCTATTTAGAATTTTTAGAGAGAGATGATATTGTTACAAGTATAAATGATCAGTTAGCAATAGTAAGAACAGAAATTAATAATTTAGACGATAATTTCTATCAACAAATAATGAGTGACAATATACAAATGACTACAACTTACGATGTAATTCAAACAGTTGTACCATTATTAAAAATTGATATGGCACAAGCATTTAATGTTACGATTGACTTTGTTGATGCTGATGGCGATTAA
- a CDS encoding HTTM domain-containing protein yields MLKNKASYFTKYTSAEPLAVFRIAFGFMMLISIIRFWYHGWIETLYIQPKFHFSYFGFEWVKPLGNYTYLLFIIYGLSAVFVALGLKYRVAIITFFLSFTYIELMDKTTYLNHYYFISILSFLLIFLPANATFSLDNLLQKKTYKIVPKWTIDSIKLLLAIVYIYAGLAKLNSDWLLNAMPLKIWLPSKYNIPIIGETLMHKEWFHYAMSWCGALYDLIIPFLLLYKPTRKLAFALVVFFHIFTRVLFPIGMFPYIMIVSTLIFFDANFHQKIIAIIKNILSVFKLKTKVQANTLDIKKTYLIKHKQIIMPIIAVFFAIQVILPWRYLLYPDELFWTEEGYRFSWRVMLMEKAGYANFKIANAETEDFFYVDNTDFLTPFQEKQMSFQPDFILEYAHYLGNHFKNQGHKNVQVFVDCHVALNGRLSKRYIDPKINLYQEKESFKHKTWILPFNDEIKGL; encoded by the coding sequence ATGCTTAAAAATAAAGCTTCATACTTTACTAAATACACAAGTGCCGAACCCTTAGCGGTTTTTAGAATAGCTTTTGGTTTTATGATGCTTATAAGTATTATTAGGTTTTGGTATCATGGTTGGATAGAAACGTTATATATACAACCAAAATTTCATTTCTCTTATTTTGGTTTTGAATGGGTTAAACCATTAGGAAATTACACGTATCTTTTATTTATTATCTACGGATTATCAGCAGTATTTGTAGCATTAGGTTTAAAATATAGAGTAGCCATTATCACCTTTTTTTTAAGTTTTACGTATATCGAATTAATGGATAAAACCACTTATTTAAACCATTATTATTTTATAAGTATTTTAAGTTTTTTACTCATTTTTTTACCAGCAAATGCAACATTTTCATTAGATAATTTACTTCAGAAAAAAACATATAAAATAGTTCCAAAATGGACTATAGATAGTATTAAACTACTTTTAGCAATCGTATATATTTACGCAGGATTAGCAAAATTAAATAGTGATTGGTTGCTAAACGCAATGCCATTAAAAATATGGCTACCATCAAAATATAACATTCCAATTATTGGCGAAACCTTAATGCATAAAGAGTGGTTTCATTATGCAATGAGTTGGTGCGGAGCGTTATACGACTTAATAATTCCGTTTTTATTACTCTATAAACCAACACGTAAATTAGCTTTTGCTTTGGTGGTGTTCTTCCACATTTTTACAAGAGTATTGTTTCCAATTGGTATGTTTCCGTACATTATGATTGTAAGTACGTTAATCTTTTTTGATGCTAATTTCCATCAAAAAATTATAGCTATTATTAAAAATATTTTGAGCGTCTTTAAACTTAAAACAAAAGTACAAGCCAACACTTTAGATATTAAAAAAACATACCTAATAAAACACAAACAAATTATAATGCCTATAATTGCAGTGTTTTTTGCGATTCAGGTAATTTTACCTTGGCGATATCTGTTATATCCTGATGAGTTATTTTGGACAGAAGAAGGTTACCGTTTTTCTTGGCGTGTAATGTTGATGGAAAAAGCAGGTTATGCCAATTTTAAAATTGCAAACGCAGAAACAGAAGATTTTTTTTATGTAGATAATACCGATTTTTTAACGCCATTTCAAGAAAAACAAATGAGTTTTCAACCAGATTTTATCTTAGAATATGCCCATTATTTAGGGAATCACTTTAAAAATCAAGGACATAAAAATGTACAGGTTTTTGTTGATTGTCACGTCGCTTTAAACGGAAGATTGAGTAAGCGTTATATCGACCCAAAAATCAATTTATATCAAGAAAAAGAATCATTTAAACATAAAACTTGGATTTTACCATTTAACGATGAAATTAAAGGCCTATAA
- a CDS encoding DUF4856 domain-containing protein → MKKSIFYFLASTVLFYSCTNDDDIDDVEVIAPATYTFERGGESTVSFSGQTTRILMSQELIDGLKDTSKSEEDLDGMFTNTGDKFSDADLNASSKNIRSKTAASADFFSSNTTEANAIKADFDSWIAAQVNDVYPNWDVDAVAGTAGKIQEAGGGSTRYVNAKGLELNQAVNKSLIGALMVDQMLNNYLGTAVLDAGTNVVDNDAETVAEGKSYTTMEHKWDEAFGYLYGTDDATSPALGADSFLNKYLARVENDADYAGIAQSVYDAFKLGRAAIVAKNYEIRDEQAEIIREEISKVIAVRAIYYLQQGKAALDGGDYGSAFHDLSEGFGFIYSLQFTRQSNTTSPYFTKVEVDAFIAQLMADNGFWNVTAETLDSISEDIADAFGLTVAQAGS, encoded by the coding sequence ATGAAAAAATCAATATTTTATTTTTTAGCAAGTACAGTTTTATTTTACTCATGTACTAATGATGATGATATAGATGATGTAGAAGTAATTGCACCTGCAACTTATACTTTTGAAAGAGGTGGAGAAAGTACAGTGAGTTTTAGTGGTCAAACTACTAGAATTTTAATGAGTCAAGAATTAATTGATGGTTTAAAAGATACATCTAAAAGCGAAGAAGATTTAGATGGTATGTTTACCAATACAGGTGATAAATTTTCTGATGCTGATTTAAATGCGTCAAGTAAAAATATAAGAAGTAAAACAGCAGCTTCGGCAGATTTTTTCTCTTCAAATACTACTGAAGCTAATGCAATTAAAGCAGATTTTGATAGTTGGATTGCTGCACAAGTAAACGATGTGTATCCAAACTGGGATGTTGATGCAGTAGCTGGTACAGCAGGTAAAATTCAAGAAGCTGGTGGTGGTTCTACACGTTATGTAAACGCAAAAGGTTTAGAACTTAATCAAGCAGTTAATAAATCTTTAATAGGTGCATTAATGGTAGACCAAATGTTAAACAACTATTTAGGCACAGCAGTATTAGATGCAGGAACAAATGTAGTTGATAACGATGCTGAAACAGTTGCTGAAGGTAAATCATATACAACAATGGAGCATAAATGGGATGAAGCTTTTGGTTATTTATATGGTACTGATGATGCAACTTCTCCAGCACTTGGTGCAGATAGTTTTTTAAACAAATATTTAGCAAGAGTTGAAAACGATGCTGATTATGCAGGTATTGCTCAAAGTGTTTATGATGCTTTTAAATTAGGTAGAGCTGCAATTGTTGCAAAAAATTATGAAATTCGTGACGAACAAGCCGAAATTATTAGAGAAGAAATTTCTAAAGTAATTGCAGTAAGAGCAATTTATTATTTACAACAAGGTAAAGCAGCTTTAGATGGTGGTGATTACGGTTCAGCTTTTCACGATTTATCAGAAGGATTTGGTTTTATCTATAGTTTACAATTTACAAGACAATCAAATACAACATCACCATATTTTACCAAAGTTGAAGTTGACGCTTTTATAGCTCAGTTAATGGCAGATAATGGTTTTTGGAATGTTACAGCAGAAACTTTAGATTCAATTTCTGAAGATATTGCCGATGCTTTCGGTTTAACAGTAGCACAAGCAGGAAGCTAA
- the metG gene encoding methionine--tRNA ligase, which yields MISVSRYTITSALPYTNGPVHIGHLAGVYVPADIYARYLRLTGNDVAFVCGSDEHGVPITLKAKKEGITPQQVVDKYHAIIKQSFADFGISFDNYSRTSAKIHHDTASEFFKDLYKNGKFIEEVSEQLYDEEANQFLADRFVVGTCPKCGNDESYGDQCEKCGTSHNATDLINPKSAITGNVPTLKQTKHWFLPLDKYETWLREWIVEGHKNDWKTNVLGQVKSWLDDGLRPRAVTRDLDWGIPVPVDGAEGKVLYVWFDAPIGYISSTKEWANEKGIDWEPYWKDKDTKLVHFIGKDNIVFHCIIFPAMLKAKGDYILPDNVPANEFLNLEGNKISTSKNWAVWLHEYLQDFPGQQDVLRYALTANAPETKDNDFTWKDFQTRNNSELVAIFGNFINRVVVLTNKYYNGIVPPPSEYSDIDEETLEQLRKYPSIISNSIERYRFREAMSELMNLARLGNKYLADEEPWKVIKEDEERVKTVMFVALQIATALSVLSEPFLPFTSKKLKDILRHSELVSESHWNEVSEKEVLLSQGHQIGKAELLFSKIEDKDIQLQLDKLEATKLANEAESKVVEPQKETIEFDDFTKLDMRVGTIVEATKVPKTKKLLQLKVDVGIDVRTIVSGIAESFKPEDIIGQKVTVLVNLAPRKLRGVESQGMILMTDTPDGKLAFIEPEKDSVKNGEQIS from the coding sequence ATAATTTCAGTGAGTAGATATACCATTACATCAGCATTACCATATACCAATGGGCCAGTTCATATAGGACATTTAGCAGGAGTTTACGTTCCAGCCGATATTTATGCGCGCTATCTTCGTTTAACAGGAAACGATGTTGCATTTGTATGTGGATCAGACGAGCATGGAGTTCCTATTACTTTGAAAGCGAAGAAAGAAGGAATCACTCCTCAACAAGTTGTGGATAAATATCATGCTATTATCAAGCAATCTTTTGCTGATTTTGGAATTTCATTTGATAATTACTCTAGAACATCTGCGAAAATTCATCATGATACTGCATCTGAGTTTTTTAAAGATTTATATAAAAATGGAAAGTTTATTGAGGAGGTTTCAGAACAATTATATGATGAAGAAGCAAATCAATTTTTAGCAGATAGATTTGTTGTTGGTACATGTCCGAAATGTGGAAATGATGAGAGCTATGGTGATCAATGTGAAAAGTGTGGAACAAGCCATAATGCAACAGACTTAATCAATCCGAAATCGGCTATAACTGGAAATGTACCAACTCTAAAACAAACAAAACATTGGTTTTTACCATTAGATAAATATGAAACTTGGCTAAGAGAATGGATTGTTGAAGGTCATAAAAATGATTGGAAAACAAATGTTTTAGGTCAAGTAAAATCTTGGTTAGATGATGGATTACGACCAAGAGCAGTAACACGTGATTTAGATTGGGGAATCCCTGTTCCAGTTGATGGAGCCGAAGGAAAAGTTTTGTATGTGTGGTTTGACGCACCAATTGGATATATTTCTTCAACTAAAGAATGGGCTAATGAAAAAGGGATAGATTGGGAACCATACTGGAAAGATAAAGACACTAAATTAGTTCACTTCATTGGTAAGGATAATATTGTATTTCACTGTATCATTTTCCCTGCAATGTTAAAGGCAAAAGGTGATTATATTCTACCTGATAATGTTCCTGCAAATGAGTTTTTAAATTTGGAAGGAAATAAAATTTCTACTTCCAAAAACTGGGCAGTTTGGTTACATGAATATTTACAAGATTTCCCAGGACAACAAGATGTATTGCGCTATGCCTTAACGGCAAATGCACCAGAAACTAAGGACAATGATTTTACTTGGAAGGATTTCCAAACGCGTAATAACAGTGAGTTAGTTGCTATTTTTGGTAATTTTATTAATCGAGTTGTTGTATTGACTAATAAATATTATAATGGTATTGTTCCTCCTCCGAGTGAGTATTCAGATATTGATGAAGAAACTTTAGAGCAACTTAGAAAATATCCTTCTATTATATCAAATTCAATTGAACGATATAGATTTAGAGAAGCGATGTCAGAATTAATGAATTTGGCTCGTTTAGGAAATAAATATTTGGCAGACGAAGAGCCATGGAAAGTTATAAAGGAGGATGAAGAAAGAGTAAAAACAGTTATGTTTGTTGCTTTACAGATTGCAACTGCATTATCGGTTTTAAGTGAGCCGTTTTTACCTTTTACTTCAAAAAAGTTAAAAGATATTTTGCGTCATTCTGAACTTGTTTCAGAATCTCATTGGAATGAAGTTTCGGAAAAAGAAGTTTTACTTTCTCAAGGACATCAAATAGGAAAGGCTGAATTGTTGTTTTCCAAAATTGAAGATAAAGACATTCAATTACAATTAGATAAATTAGAAGCAACTAAATTGGCTAATGAAGCCGAAAGTAAAGTTGTAGAGCCGCAAAAAGAAACAATTGAGTTTGATGATTTTACCAAACTTGATATGAGGGTAGGAACTATTGTTGAAGCAACTAAAGTTCCAAAAACTAAAAAACTATTACAGTTGAAAGTGGATGTAGGTATTGATGTTAGAACTATTGTAAGCGGAATTGCCGAGAGTTTCAAACCTGAAGATATTATTGGTCAAAAAGTTACTGTTTTAGTAAATCTTGCTCCTAGAAAGTTGAGAGGTGTTGAAAGTCAAGGTATGATTTTAATGACCGATACTCCTGACGGAAAACTTGCGTTTATTGAACCAGAAAAGGATTCAGTTAAGAATGGAGAACAGATCAGTTAA
- a CDS encoding S66 peptidase family protein produces the protein MITPKFLQKGDTVAIVSTARKISAEEIYDAISLLISWELKVVVGTTIGLKENQFAGTDEQRSYDFQTMLDDTNIKAIWCARGGYGTVRIIDNLDFSNFIKNPKWIIGYSDVTVLHSHLHNLGVKTLHATMPINVPKNTKNSLNSLKNSLFGQKKTKKCNFSTKNKIEKSNGILVGGNLSMFYSLLGSTSSIDTRNKILFLEDLDEYLYHIDRMLMNLKRNGYFDQLAGLIVGGMTGMHDNSIPFGKNVEEIILDIVSEYDFPVCFGFPAGHIDDNTALILGSEVELDVNENGTVLIYKN, from the coding sequence ATGATTACACCAAAATTCTTACAAAAAGGAGATACCGTTGCAATTGTTTCTACCGCTAGAAAAATTTCAGCAGAAGAAATTTATGATGCTATTTCACTTTTAATTTCTTGGGAATTGAAAGTAGTTGTTGGAACAACTATTGGATTGAAAGAAAATCAATTTGCTGGAACAGACGAGCAGCGTTCTTATGATTTTCAAACCATGCTCGACGACACAAATATCAAAGCTATTTGGTGTGCTCGTGGAGGATATGGTACTGTAAGAATTATTGACAATCTAGATTTTTCTAATTTTATTAAAAATCCGAAGTGGATTATTGGGTATTCTGATGTGACAGTATTACATAGTCATTTACACAATTTAGGCGTCAAAACATTGCATGCGACAATGCCTATAAATGTTCCAAAAAACACAAAAAATAGCCTAAATTCATTAAAAAATTCTCTTTTTGGGCAAAAAAAGACTAAAAAATGTAATTTTTCAACAAAAAATAAAATTGAAAAATCAAATGGGATTTTAGTTGGTGGAAACCTTTCTATGTTTTACAGTTTACTTGGAAGTACATCTTCAATTGATACACGTAATAAAATACTGTTTTTAGAGGATTTAGATGAATATCTATATCATATTGACAGAATGTTAATGAATTTGAAACGAAATGGCTACTTTGATCAACTTGCTGGGTTAATAGTTGGTGGAATGACTGGAATGCATGATAACTCAATTCCTTTTGGAAAAAATGTCGAAGAAATTATATTAGATATTGTTTCAGAATATGATTTCCCTGTTTGTTTTGGTTTTCCTGCTGGACATATTGATGATAATACAGCATTGATATTGGGTAGTGAAGTTGAATTGGACGTGAATGAGAACGGAACTGTTTTAATATATAAAAATTAG
- a CDS encoding T9SS type A sorting domain-containing protein, with protein MKKFILFLFITFSSLCCFTQQFFPIPDLWEIDIWDGSNWNNVSIVDYEFNSDCYPIEILAQALNFETNTVENSSFTTISYNTASLPYESITQIWDSDTNTWVNNIKINTTYDGNENVTEVLYSSWVSGDWELNNRTRLFYNSSSLVNESIEEDWVSDVWKKTYRTTTTYNTNDAIDIETDFNWNSTSMSWENEELRTYDYIGAQNLLNLIDIETWNGTGWESDALEEYSYDTNDYVIGILESTWNGASYENDTRQIITNNSEGYPTETITQSWVIVSWINTSRDTRTYNECANLAIDEYEEIKIEISPNPSSDWVSIKLESGLNGLAKIMDTNGRILTTYKIDKFNNKIPISTFSEGIYYIVINSNERQLVKKIIIKR; from the coding sequence ATGAAAAAATTTATACTTTTTTTATTTATAACGTTTTCAAGTTTATGTTGTTTTACTCAACAATTTTTTCCAATACCAGATCTTTGGGAAATTGATATTTGGGATGGTTCAAATTGGAACAACGTATCAATTGTAGATTATGAATTTAACTCAGATTGTTATCCTATCGAAATACTTGCACAAGCATTAAATTTCGAAACTAACACCGTTGAAAATTCATCATTTACAACAATTAGTTATAATACTGCATCGCTGCCTTATGAAAGTATTACTCAAATTTGGGATTCTGACACAAATACTTGGGTAAATAATATTAAGATTAACACAACATATGATGGAAATGAAAATGTAACAGAAGTTCTTTATTCAAGTTGGGTATCTGGTGATTGGGAACTAAATAATCGTACAAGACTTTTTTACAACTCTTCAAGTTTAGTTAATGAAAGTATTGAAGAAGATTGGGTTTCAGACGTATGGAAAAAAACGTATAGAACTACAACTACCTATAATACAAATGATGCTATTGATATTGAAACAGATTTTAATTGGAATTCTACTTCAATGAGTTGGGAAAATGAAGAACTAAGAACTTACGATTATATTGGCGCACAAAATTTACTAAACCTTATTGATATTGAGACTTGGAATGGGACTGGCTGGGAAAGTGATGCGTTAGAAGAATATTCTTACGATACAAATGATTATGTTATTGGAATTTTAGAATCAACATGGAACGGGGCTTCTTATGAAAATGATACACGTCAAATAATTACAAATAATTCTGAAGGATATCCAACTGAAACTATAACTCAGTCTTGGGTAATTGTTTCTTGGATTAATACTTCAAGAGATACTAGAACTTATAATGAATGTGCAAATCTTGCAATAGATGAGTATGAAGAAATTAAAATAGAAATTTCTCCTAACCCTTCTTCAGATTGGGTTTCAATAAAATTAGAATCTGGGTTAAATGGTTTGGCTAAAATTATGGATACTAATGGTCGTATACTAACAACCTATAAAATTGATAAATTCAATAATAAAATACCTATATCCACATTCTCAGAAGGTATTTATTATATTGTTATTAACTCAAATGAAAGACAATTAGTCAAAAAAATAATAATTAAAAGATAA
- a CDS encoding NAD(P)/FAD-dependent oxidoreductase, which yields MNTHYQILIIGGGTAGIMTAAQLLKKDKNLTVGLIEPAETHYYQPAWTLVGAGTYNYDKTARSMASVIPKGVQWIKDYAMGFNPDKNRVSTKKSGDFTYDYLVVASGLVMDLTMIEGLEESLGKGVVCSNYTDPNHTWEVLKKFKGGNAVFTQPTTPIKCGGAPQKIAYLAADYFRKNSIKANVVFATPGSVIFGVKPIKDTLMKVIHNYGIHFKPFYAPYKIDADKKIVYFKSIASDENQCVINEDNELGEKSTGEAIIEMPFDMLHLAPPQTAPKFVKESVLVNDAGWLDVDHKTLQHNRFRNIFGLGDVAGLPTAKTGAAIRKQTPIVVENLLRLISTGHVSNTFYNGYSSCPLVTGYGKMVLAEFDYKGNFIPDSKLKQMLVFDSSKEHWRLWMLKKFMLPYLYWNKMLKGKKV from the coding sequence ATGAACACTCATTATCAAATATTGATTATTGGTGGAGGTACAGCAGGAATTATGACAGCTGCACAACTTCTTAAAAAAGACAAAAATCTAACTGTAGGTTTGATTGAGCCTGCAGAAACTCATTATTATCAGCCAGCATGGACATTAGTTGGAGCAGGAACATATAATTATGATAAAACTGCTCGTAGCATGGCTTCAGTTATACCAAAAGGAGTGCAGTGGATTAAAGATTATGCCATGGGTTTTAATCCAGATAAAAATAGAGTATCCACCAAAAAAAGTGGAGATTTTACATATGATTATTTAGTTGTTGCTTCAGGGCTTGTTATGGATTTAACAATGATTGAAGGTTTAGAAGAATCATTAGGAAAAGGAGTTGTATGTAGTAATTATACAGACCCAAATCATACTTGGGAAGTTCTAAAAAAATTTAAAGGAGGAAATGCAGTTTTTACACAACCAACAACACCTATTAAATGTGGTGGAGCTCCACAAAAAATAGCCTATTTAGCGGCAGATTATTTTAGAAAAAACAGCATCAAAGCAAATGTAGTTTTTGCAACACCTGGATCTGTAATTTTTGGAGTAAAACCTATCAAAGACACTTTGATGAAAGTTATCCATAATTATGGAATTCATTTTAAACCTTTTTATGCACCTTATAAAATTGATGCAGATAAAAAAATTGTTTATTTTAAGAGCATTGCTTCTGATGAAAATCAATGTGTTATTAATGAAGACAACGAATTAGGAGAAAAATCTACAGGAGAAGCAATTATCGAAATGCCTTTTGATATGCTACATTTAGCCCCACCACAAACCGCTCCTAAGTTTGTAAAAGAATCAGTATTAGTAAATGACGCTGGTTGGTTAGATGTTGATCATAAGACATTACAACACAATAGATTTAGAAATATTTTTGGTTTAGGTGATGTTGCTGGATTGCCAACTGCAAAAACAGGTGCTGCAATTAGAAAACAAACTCCAATTGTTGTTGAAAATTTATTAAGGCTAATATCTACTGGTCACGTTAGTAATACTTTTTATAATGGATATTCTTCTTGTCCGTTAGTCACAGGATATGGTAAAATGGTTTTAGCCGAGTTTGATTATAAAGGCAATTTTATTCCAGATTCAAAATTAAAACAAATGTTAGTTTTTGATAGTTCAAAAGAACATTGGAGATTGTGGATGTTAAAAAAATTTATGTTGCCCTACTTATATTGGAATAAGATGTTGAAAGGAAAAAAAGTCTAA